One Brachybacterium aquaticum genomic region harbors:
- the ilvD gene encoding dihydroxy-acid dehydratase has translation MEDSAVTASPAPTSPAPDIKPRSRTVTDGVSATVSRGMLRAVGMGDADWDKPQIGIASSWNEITPCNLSLDRLARAAKEGVHSGGGFPLQFGTISVSDGISMGHEGMHYSLVSRDLIADSVETVMLAERLDGSVLLAGCDKSLPGMLMAAARLDLASVFVYAGTIMPGRASLSDGTEKDVTIIDGFEAVGACARGLMSREDVGRIERSICPGEGACGGFYTANTMATVAEAIGMSIPGSATPPSADRRRDEHARRAGEAVVGMLRQGLTTGDIMTKAAFENAISVVQAFGGSTNAVLHLLAIAHEADVDLTLEDFARIGAKVPHLADLKPYGRYVMNDVDHVGGIQVVMKTLLDEGLLDGDCMTVTGRTIAENLEVLAPRPADGSVLRPASAPIAPTGGITILHGSLAPEGAVVKSAGFEQDVFEGTARVFEREQAALDALNDGTIDHGDVVVIRYEGPKGGPGMREMLAITGAIKGAGLGKDVLLMTDGRFSGGTTGLCVGHIAPEAVDGGPIAFVRDGDRIRLDVASGALDLLVDEAELAARRERWEPLPPTVTKGVLGKYVKLVQSASRGAILGD, from the coding sequence ATGGAAGACAGCGCCGTCACCGCCAGCCCCGCCCCCACCAGCCCCGCCCCCGACATCAAGCCCCGCAGCCGCACCGTCACCGACGGGGTGAGCGCGACCGTCTCCCGCGGCATGCTGCGCGCCGTGGGGATGGGCGACGCCGACTGGGACAAGCCCCAGATCGGCATCGCGAGCTCCTGGAACGAGATCACCCCCTGCAACCTGTCCCTGGACCGCCTCGCCCGCGCGGCGAAGGAGGGCGTGCACTCGGGAGGCGGCTTTCCCCTCCAGTTCGGCACCATCTCGGTCTCCGACGGGATCTCGATGGGGCACGAGGGGATGCACTACTCGCTGGTCTCGCGCGACCTCATCGCCGACAGCGTGGAGACGGTGATGCTCGCCGAACGGCTGGACGGCTCGGTGCTGCTGGCCGGCTGCGACAAGTCCCTGCCCGGCATGCTCATGGCCGCCGCGCGCCTGGACCTCGCCAGCGTCTTCGTCTACGCGGGCACGATCATGCCCGGCCGCGCCTCGCTCAGCGACGGCACCGAGAAGGACGTGACCATCATCGACGGCTTCGAGGCCGTCGGCGCCTGCGCGCGCGGGCTCATGTCCCGGGAGGACGTCGGCCGGATCGAGCGCTCGATCTGCCCGGGCGAGGGCGCCTGCGGCGGCTTCTACACCGCCAACACGATGGCGACGGTCGCCGAGGCGATCGGCATGTCGATCCCCGGCTCGGCGACGCCCCCGTCGGCCGACAGACGCCGCGACGAGCACGCGCGCCGCGCCGGCGAGGCCGTCGTCGGGATGCTGCGCCAGGGACTGACCACCGGCGACATCATGACCAAGGCCGCCTTCGAGAACGCGATCAGCGTGGTCCAGGCCTTCGGCGGCTCCACCAACGCCGTGCTCCACCTGCTCGCGATCGCGCACGAGGCCGACGTCGACCTGACGCTCGAGGACTTCGCCAGGATCGGTGCGAAGGTGCCGCACCTCGCGGACCTGAAGCCCTACGGCCGCTACGTCATGAACGACGTGGACCACGTGGGCGGCATCCAGGTCGTGATGAAGACGCTGCTGGACGAGGGTCTGCTGGACGGCGACTGCATGACCGTCACCGGCCGCACGATCGCGGAGAACCTCGAGGTCCTCGCGCCGCGTCCGGCCGACGGGTCCGTGCTGCGCCCCGCCTCCGCGCCGATCGCCCCGACCGGCGGGATCACAATCCTGCACGGCTCGCTCGCGCCCGAGGGGGCGGTGGTGAAGTCGGCCGGTTTCGAGCAGGACGTCTTCGAGGGGACCGCCCGCGTGTTCGAGCGGGAGCAGGCGGCGCTGGACGCGCTGAACGACGGCACCATCGATCACGGCGACGTGGTGGTGATCCGCTACGAGGGCCCCAAGGGCGGGCCCGGCATGCGCGAGATGCTCGCGATCACCGGCGCGATCAAGGGCGCCGGGCTCGGCAAGGACGTGCTGCTCATGACCGACGGGCGCTTCTCCGGCGGCACGACGGGGCTGTGCGTGGGCCACATCGCCCCCGAGGCGGTGGACGGCGGGCCCATCGCGTTCGTCCGCGACGGCGACCGGATCCGTCTCGATGTCGCGAGCGGCGCGCTGGACCTGCTGGTCGACGAGGCGGAGCTCGCGGCGCGCCGCGAGCGGTGGGAGCCGCTGCCGCCCACGGTCACCAAGGGCGTGCTCGGGAAGTACGTGAAGCTCGTCCAGTCCGCCTCGCGTGGGGCGATTCTCGGGGACTGA
- a CDS encoding VOC family protein — MRLRWYTVVVDSLDPRAQARWWAAALEGVVVDESDEGGLVIPGDMPPELLADGPVPAERWHRFPPGLAFVRVDGAKQVKNRLHLDLAPHAEDDRDAQIERLLAHGARRVDVGQDESVVDWTVLADPEGNEFCLLSSRLD, encoded by the coding sequence ATGCGTCTGCGCTGGTACACCGTCGTCGTCGACAGTCTCGACCCCCGCGCCCAGGCCCGCTGGTGGGCTGCCGCGCTCGAGGGGGTGGTGGTCGACGAGAGCGACGAGGGGGGCCTGGTGATCCCGGGCGACATGCCGCCCGAGCTGCTCGCGGACGGCCCGGTGCCCGCCGAGCGCTGGCACCGCTTCCCGCCCGGCCTCGCCTTCGTGAGGGTCGACGGCGCCAAACAGGTCAAGAACCGTCTCCACCTCGACCTCGCCCCGCATGCCGAGGACGACCGCGACGCGCAGATCGAGCGTCTGCTCGCCCACGGCGCCCGCCGGGTCGACGTCGGCCAGGACGAGTCGGTCGTGGACTGGACCGTGCTCGCCGACCCCGAGGGCAACGAGTTCTGCCTGCTCTCCTCGCGCCTGGACTGA
- a CDS encoding TetR-like C-terminal domain-containing protein has protein sequence MTRWALAEPARWTLLYGTPVQGDAAPAETTNAAGTRVTRRVLEIAADAAWEGGDQAREGVDQAREGGAPAEDAPALAPAVRELLTQTLAEFDVDAAPETAVRAITVWSGLVGVLSAHLFGQLGADAVALGEDVLRPQIEVLADVIAPR, from the coding sequence ATGACGCGCTGGGCGCTCGCCGAGCCGGCGCGGTGGACGCTGCTCTACGGCACCCCGGTGCAGGGCGACGCGGCCCCGGCAGAGACCACCAACGCCGCAGGCACGCGCGTGACCCGCCGGGTGCTCGAGATCGCGGCCGACGCAGCGTGGGAGGGCGGCGACCAGGCCCGCGAGGGCGTGGACCAGGCCCGGGAGGGCGGGGCGCCGGCAGAGGACGCGCCGGCACTCGCGCCGGCGGTCCGGGAGCTCCTCACGCAGACCCTCGCCGAGTTCGACGTCGACGCCGCGCCGGAGACCGCCGTCCGCGCGATCACGGTGTGGAGCGGGCTCGTCGGGGTGCTGAGCGCCCACCTCTTCGGCCAGCTCGGCGCCGACGCGGTGGCCCTCGGCGAGGACGTGCTGCGCCCCCAGATCGAGGTGCTCGCGGACGTCATCGCCCCGCGCTGA
- a CDS encoding SRPBCC family protein produces the protein MSETAQTPPDQPAQPAQPAESASLHLDVVIERPWQEVYAYASAPRNLPTWAAGLAGSEVKREVTQWSMNSPMGRVLVSFVPENPYGVMDHTVTLPSGESVLNPLRVMPLEEGRCEVLFTLRRGTMTEAELAEDADAVRADLQRLKEICEQA, from the coding sequence ATGAGCGAGACCGCCCAGACTCCCCCTGATCAGCCTGCCCAGCCCGCCCAGCCTGCCGAGTCCGCGTCCCTGCACCTGGACGTCGTGATCGAGCGGCCCTGGCAGGAGGTGTACGCCTACGCGAGCGCTCCGCGGAACCTGCCGACCTGGGCCGCGGGGCTCGCGGGCAGCGAGGTGAAGCGCGAGGTCACGCAGTGGTCGATGAACTCGCCGATGGGGCGGGTGCTCGTCTCCTTCGTGCCGGAGAACCCCTACGGGGTCATGGACCACACCGTCACGCTCCCCTCCGGTGAGTCGGTGCTGAACCCGCTGCGGGTGATGCCGCTGGAGGAGGGGCGCTGCGAGGTCCTGTTCACGCTGCGCCGCGGGACGATGACCGAGGCGGAGCTCGCCGAGGACGCGGACGCCGTGCGCGCGGACCTGCAGCGTCTGAAGGAGATCTGCGAGCAGGCGTGA
- a CDS encoding sensor histidine kinase has product MTTMTLPRTAPDDSSPARRRSLGAWTSSIGRFLAYSLIALILGGLGFSLVIALLAAGVGTLVVWIGVPILVGGVLVARGFAMAERALQGAILGTDLPAPAPRRAPDGAGWMRRLVTPLTDPQSWLDALWVAVNFVLTVVTFSIALTWTVGAIGTVGGPVATLILDEVLPPFQRSGFADLLGLSGTTALLLDIALQVVVGLLFLVSVGPVTRGMTALHQGVAKGLLSSRFEAQERLRRTEESRAAGRSAESAALRRLERDLHDGPQQRLVRASMDLARVESLAERDPDRAQAVLRETRAQLGETLDELRRLSRGIAPPILVDRGLAAALTELAAISPVPTIVRCGELDLAEHVEIGIYYVVSESLTNAAKHSGADHVQVEVERNGEEARVRITDDGRGGAELRPGGGLAGLAGRVASLEGRLVVDSPADGGTRIEAVIPCAS; this is encoded by the coding sequence ATGACCACCATGACCCTGCCCCGGACCGCCCCGGACGACTCCTCCCCCGCCCGTCGCCGCTCGCTCGGCGCCTGGACCTCGAGCATCGGCCGCTTCCTCGCCTACTCGCTGATCGCGCTGATCCTCGGCGGGCTCGGCTTCTCCCTCGTCATCGCCCTGCTCGCCGCGGGGGTAGGGACGCTCGTGGTGTGGATCGGGGTGCCGATCCTGGTGGGCGGCGTGCTCGTCGCGCGCGGCTTCGCGATGGCCGAGCGGGCCCTGCAGGGCGCGATCCTCGGCACTGATCTTCCCGCGCCGGCGCCGCGCCGCGCGCCCGACGGGGCCGGGTGGATGCGGCGGCTGGTCACGCCGCTGACGGATCCGCAGTCGTGGCTGGACGCGCTATGGGTGGCGGTGAACTTCGTGCTGACGGTGGTGACGTTCTCGATCGCGCTGACCTGGACCGTCGGCGCGATCGGGACCGTCGGCGGGCCGGTCGCGACCCTGATCCTGGACGAGGTGCTCCCGCCCTTCCAGCGCAGCGGGTTCGCCGACCTGCTGGGCCTCTCGGGGACCACGGCCCTGCTGCTCGACATCGCGCTGCAGGTGGTGGTGGGGCTGCTGTTCCTGGTGTCGGTCGGCCCGGTGACGCGGGGGATGACCGCGCTGCACCAGGGAGTGGCGAAGGGGCTGCTGAGCTCGCGGTTCGAGGCGCAGGAGCGGCTGCGGCGCACCGAGGAGTCGCGCGCCGCGGGGCGCAGCGCGGAGTCGGCGGCGCTGCGGCGGCTGGAGCGGGACCTGCACGACGGTCCGCAGCAGCGTCTGGTGCGCGCGTCGATGGACCTCGCCCGGGTCGAGTCCCTGGCCGAGCGGGACCCCGACCGGGCCCAGGCGGTGCTGCGCGAGACCCGCGCGCAGCTCGGCGAGACCCTGGACGAGCTGCGCCGACTCTCCCGCGGTATCGCCCCGCCGATCCTCGTGGACCGCGGCCTCGCCGCCGCGCTCACCGAGCTCGCCGCGATCTCCCCGGTGCCCACGATCGTGCGCTGCGGCGAGCTGGACCTGGCCGAGCACGTGGAGATCGGCATCTACTACGTCGTCTCCGAGTCGCTGACCAATGCGGCCAAGCATTCCGGGGCGGATCATGTGCAGGTGGAGGTCGAGCGGAACGGCGAGGAGGCGCGCGTGCGGATCACGGACGACGGTCGCGGCGGCGCCGAGCTGCGCCCCGGCGGGGGTCTCGCCGGGCTCGCCGGGCGGGTCGCGTCCCTCGAGGGGCGCCTCGTGGTCGACTCCCCGGCCGACGGGGGCACCCGGATCGAGGCGGTGATCCCATGCGCATCCTGA
- a CDS encoding response regulator has product MRILIADDSALLREGLRLLLEDAGHEVVDAAATGTELVVRALELRPDLVVSDIRMPPSHTDEGLRAAKEIRARWPEASIVLLSQYVVVSYATELVESGEQATGYLLKDRVFDIRSFLESIERVADGGVAIDPDVVGQVLASRRRTPLDDLTPREREVLELMGEGLTNAAIAQRLFISGGAVEKHTQRLFAKLGLSEDASVHRRVTAVLTLLGS; this is encoded by the coding sequence ATGCGCATCCTGATCGCCGACGACTCCGCACTGCTGCGCGAGGGGCTGCGCCTGCTGCTCGAGGACGCCGGGCACGAGGTGGTCGACGCCGCCGCGACCGGCACCGAGCTGGTGGTGCGGGCGCTCGAGCTGCGGCCCGACCTGGTCGTCTCCGACATCCGCATGCCGCCCAGCCACACCGACGAAGGTCTGCGGGCGGCCAAGGAGATCCGCGCCCGCTGGCCCGAGGCGTCGATCGTGCTGCTCAGCCAGTACGTGGTGGTGTCGTATGCGACCGAGCTCGTCGAGTCCGGGGAGCAGGCGACGGGGTACCTGCTGAAGGACCGCGTGTTCGACATCCGCTCGTTCCTCGAATCGATCGAGCGGGTCGCCGACGGCGGCGTCGCGATAGACCCCGACGTGGTGGGGCAGGTGCTGGCGTCTCGTCGGCGGACCCCGCTGGACGACCTCACCCCGCGCGAGCGGGAGGTGCTCGAGCTGATGGGCGAGGGGCTGACCAATGCCGCGATCGCCCAGCGCCTGTTCATCAGCGGCGGCGCGGTGGAGAAGCACACCCAGCGGCTGTTCGCGAAGCTCGGCCTCAGCGAGGACGCGAGCGTGCACCGCCGGGTGACCGCGGTGCTGACACTGCTGGGGTCGTAG
- a CDS encoding HNH endonuclease codes for MDTIRSQADGDRPGGDDPHRDGGPVGVDVLDRAAAEIAALEASASARALLAEVLAATLAAFTLTRSTRDPLPDTAPRSAEEALAVVAGLDHLRSSLAALDANWQVRAEQRITQDDRVRGVPAERQGKGANQEIALARQVSPSSNSFSLAAARRLVRQLPGTTSALRRGRLTPQQASTISTTLDGADAETCARIDRMIAEDPETLRGKGVKRVASDVREMIQHLEPDGSRDRAERAARRRHVTMTPLADGMARIGAVVPGPDAVALMTALQQRAESLRAAGSRTPGRALEADLLVDAVLGAHEAGWDLVAAPEETAAERDGQESAAVAAESPSADGSSTGSILVETERAPGAGLEVVSTGDSGAASAADPATSAEDLTPAPGTSATATPEPGPLRPRPRPTLQIGIVITDTALLGREDEHESARLDGFGGIPAHVITDTLRGHPPGRITPGPDDPLGEHPDQRISAFYRRLYTSPRTGELIGMESRARAFPAGLATLIRWRDVTCATPWCNAVIRQIDHVLPHHRGGGTTFENGQGLCARCNQAKEHGTWRIVPLRGGRGSADDVPEGALPTEGALPPDGSLPPQGSGREWSSPHGAVGISLPRPLFAPRPPEIAGDTEEEGTSEEGTPSADGDAPAEGATADPLRPGDERTAG; via the coding sequence ATGGACACCATCAGATCGCAGGCCGACGGGGACCGCCCCGGTGGGGACGATCCCCACCGGGACGGCGGGCCCGTCGGCGTCGATGTGCTGGACCGTGCCGCCGCCGAGATCGCGGCCCTCGAGGCGAGCGCGTCGGCCCGAGCCCTGCTCGCCGAGGTGCTCGCCGCGACCCTCGCCGCCTTCACCCTCACTCGCTCCACGCGCGACCCCCTGCCGGACACGGCACCGCGCAGCGCGGAGGAGGCGCTCGCGGTCGTGGCGGGGCTGGACCATCTGCGCTCCTCGCTCGCGGCACTGGATGCGAACTGGCAGGTGCGGGCCGAGCAGCGCATCACGCAGGACGACCGGGTCCGCGGCGTCCCGGCCGAGCGTCAGGGCAAGGGCGCGAACCAGGAGATCGCGCTGGCCCGCCAGGTCTCCCCTTCCTCGAACTCGTTCTCCCTCGCTGCGGCGCGGCGCCTGGTCCGTCAGCTCCCCGGCACCACCTCGGCGCTGCGTCGCGGCCGGCTCACCCCGCAGCAGGCCTCCACGATCTCCACCACCCTGGACGGTGCCGACGCGGAGACCTGCGCCCGGATCGACCGGATGATCGCCGAGGATCCGGAGACCCTGCGCGGCAAGGGCGTCAAGCGCGTCGCCTCGGACGTGCGGGAGATGATCCAGCACCTCGAGCCGGACGGCTCCCGCGACCGGGCCGAGCGCGCCGCCCGCCGCCGCCACGTGACGATGACGCCGCTGGCCGACGGGATGGCGAGGATCGGCGCGGTGGTGCCGGGACCCGACGCCGTGGCGCTGATGACCGCGCTCCAGCAACGCGCCGAGTCGCTGCGCGCTGCCGGATCCCGCACCCCGGGCCGTGCCCTCGAGGCGGACCTTCTTGTCGACGCGGTGCTCGGCGCCCATGAGGCGGGATGGGACCTGGTCGCGGCACCGGAGGAGACCGCGGCTGAGCGCGACGGGCAGGAGTCTGCCGCCGTCGCCGCCGAGAGCCCGTCGGCCGACGGCTCGAGCACAGGCTCCATCCTGGTCGAGACCGAGCGCGCCCCCGGCGCCGGCCTTGAGGTGGTCTCAACCGGCGACTCCGGCGCTGCGTCCGCTGCGGACCCTGCCACCAGCGCTGAGGACCTCACCCCGGCACCCGGCACATCGGCCACCGCCACCCCGGAGCCCGGGCCCCTTCGGCCGCGCCCTCGACCCACGCTCCAGATCGGCATCGTCATCACCGACACCGCGCTGCTCGGCCGCGAGGACGAGCACGAGAGCGCCCGCCTTGACGGATTTGGCGGGATCCCCGCGCACGTCATCACCGACACGCTGCGGGGTCATCCACCAGGGCGAATCACTCCCGGACCGGACGACCCGCTCGGAGAGCACCCGGATCAGAGGATCAGCGCGTTCTACCGTCGCCTCTACACGAGTCCCCGCACCGGGGAGCTGATCGGCATGGAGTCCCGCGCCCGGGCGTTCCCCGCCGGGCTCGCCACGCTCATCCGCTGGCGCGACGTCACCTGTGCGACCCCGTGGTGCAATGCCGTGATCCGCCAGATCGACCATGTGCTCCCCCACCACCGCGGAGGCGGGACGACCTTCGAAAACGGGCAGGGGCTGTGCGCCCGCTGCAACCAGGCCAAGGAGCATGGGACCTGGAGGATCGTCCCGCTCCGGGGCGGGAGGGGGTCGGCCGACGACGTCCCTGAGGGTGCACTCCCGACCGAGGGGGCCCTCCCGCCCGACGGATCACTCCCACCCCAGGGCTCGGGGAGGGAATGGTCGAGCCCTCACGGGGCGGTCGGGATCTCCCTGCCACGACCCCTGTTCGCGCCGAGGCCGCCCGAGATCGCGGGCGACACGGAGGAGGAGGGCACTTCGGAGGAGGGCACCCCTTCAGCCGACGGCGA